The following are encoded together in the Armatimonadota bacterium genome:
- a CDS encoding FAD-binding oxidoreductase, translating to MLKVRTEPEFIQEFNTDESGIFQASGVEAIWCPETEADVIDALRQANEKGVLVTTSGGGTGITGGRVAVHGGVVLSTRDMCEPLPRDAERLEVERFGTTYAVYIDRELKEAWVPAGIPLEVLDDLLPAPLFYPPDPTEKTALAGSTVATNASGARTFRYGPTRDWVLGLRVVLPNGDLVVAERDQVKADGLTLKFASQSGTEYEVALPTYTMPSVKNAAGLYAVPDMDLVDLFIGSEGILGVITEVHVRLAEKPAELVGQIAFFETEDDALGFVEDMREAASAGTPVLSIEYFDANSIEFMQYEPTAGKGYCAVYVEIAGSLDDLEPLLVALEEHNCVHDWFTETERDAKEQKEFRHSLPEGVNSYLRQHGSHKLGTDMVVPSDRFREMLSLYREAGEQMAREFARDGSHVLMFGHIGNDHLHVNFITHSPEELQHAEELYGELAQKAVSFGGTISGEHGVGKKTILVGGRRIPYLEVMFGREGLLEIARVKKVLDPALVLDVGNMVPADYLAEVSSSSARHHT from the coding sequence TTGCTGAAGGTCCGCACCGAGCCGGAGTTCATTCAGGAGTTCAATACCGACGAAAGCGGCATCTTCCAGGCCTCCGGCGTGGAGGCTATCTGGTGCCCCGAGACCGAGGCGGATGTGATCGACGCGCTGCGCCAAGCCAATGAGAAGGGCGTCCTCGTAACCACATCCGGTGGCGGAACCGGGATTACAGGCGGCAGAGTGGCAGTGCACGGTGGCGTCGTCCTGTCCACCCGAGACATGTGCGAACCACTACCCAGGGACGCCGAAAGGCTCGAAGTCGAGCGCTTCGGCACCACGTATGCCGTCTATATTGACCGGGAGCTCAAGGAAGCCTGGGTACCGGCGGGCATTCCCCTGGAGGTCCTGGATGACCTGCTCCCCGCACCTCTCTTCTACCCCCCCGACCCCACCGAAAAGACCGCGCTGGCCGGCAGCACCGTGGCGACCAACGCCTCCGGCGCCCGCACTTTCCGCTACGGGCCCACGCGCGACTGGGTCCTCGGCTTGCGCGTAGTGCTCCCCAACGGCGACCTCGTGGTCGCTGAAAGGGATCAGGTCAAGGCGGATGGCCTTACTCTGAAGTTCGCCAGCCAGTCGGGCACGGAATATGAGGTCGCCCTTCCCACCTACACGATGCCCTCCGTGAAGAACGCCGCGGGCCTTTATGCCGTGCCAGACATGGACCTTGTGGACTTGTTCATCGGTAGCGAGGGGATTCTCGGCGTCATCACCGAAGTCCATGTGCGACTTGCCGAGAAACCCGCTGAGCTCGTGGGACAGATCGCGTTCTTCGAGACCGAAGACGATGCCCTCGGATTCGTGGAGGACATGCGCGAAGCCGCCAGTGCCGGCACCCCGGTGCTTTCCATCGAATACTTTGACGCCAACTCCATCGAGTTCATGCAGTATGAGCCCACGGCGGGCAAAGGCTACTGCGCCGTATACGTGGAGATTGCCGGCTCGCTGGACGATCTGGAGCCGCTACTCGTGGCGCTGGAAGAACACAACTGCGTCCATGACTGGTTCACGGAAACCGAGCGCGACGCCAAGGAGCAGAAGGAGTTCCGGCATTCGCTGCCCGAAGGCGTCAACAGCTACCTTCGCCAGCACGGGAGCCACAAGCTGGGCACGGACATGGTGGTGCCTTCCGATCGGTTCAGGGAGATGCTTTCCCTGTACCGTGAGGCCGGGGAGCAAATGGCCCGTGAATTCGCGCGGGACGGCAGCCACGTCCTGATGTTCGGACACATCGGCAATGACCACCTGCACGTCAACTTTATCACACACTCACCGGAAGAGCTTCAACACGCCGAGGAGCTTTACGGAGAGCTTGCGCAGAAGGCAGTCAGCTTCGGGGGAACCATATCCGGGGAGCACGGAGTGGGCAAGAAGACGATCCTCGTGGGTGGCAGGCGCATTCCGTATCTCGAAGTGATGTTCGGTCGCGAGGGGCTGCTCGAGATCGCGCGGGTCAAGAAAGTCCTGGACCCGGCGCTCGTGCTCGACGTCGGCAACATGGTCCCGGCCGATTATCTGGCCGAAGTGTCGAGCAGTAGCGCCCGGCACCATACCTGA
- a CDS encoding protease modulator HflC, with product MDPTSRNRWIVAISVAAVIILSSMLFSVPEGRMAVITLFGKPVRTYTTAGLKVKLPVPFERAIILDARSRLHETRLTETLTRDKKNVILVTYTVWKVADPVRFVEAVWSIEGAESKLDGVVTNAKNAVLGRYDFSALVSKEPDEQQLDKIEADMLSDVKEEARQRYGVDVVQIGIQRLALPEENIRYVFDQMKAERAQYAARFRAEGEKEAARIRAETDLEAAKLRAEGEEKAERIRGNAEAQAAKIYAAAHQIDPAFYKFLRSLDSMEKILGKNATVVLDTETPPFDVLKKPGGSAPAQ from the coding sequence ATGGATCCCACCAGCCGGAACCGCTGGATCGTCGCCATTTCCGTGGCGGCCGTGATCATTCTGTCCAGCATGCTCTTCAGTGTCCCCGAGGGGCGTATGGCTGTCATAACCCTGTTCGGCAAGCCGGTGCGGACGTACACCACCGCGGGTCTGAAGGTCAAATTGCCTGTGCCCTTCGAGCGCGCCATCATTCTGGACGCGCGCAGTCGGCTGCATGAAACGCGACTCACCGAGACGCTGACTCGTGATAAGAAGAACGTGATCCTCGTCACCTATACTGTCTGGAAAGTCGCGGATCCGGTTCGGTTCGTGGAGGCCGTCTGGAGTATTGAAGGCGCCGAATCCAAACTCGACGGTGTGGTGACAAATGCGAAGAACGCAGTGCTCGGGCGCTACGACTTCTCGGCGCTGGTTTCCAAGGAGCCGGACGAGCAACAACTCGACAAGATCGAGGCAGATATGCTGTCGGATGTGAAAGAAGAGGCCAGGCAGCGCTATGGTGTGGATGTGGTGCAGATAGGCATCCAGCGTCTGGCCCTGCCCGAGGAGAACATCCGCTATGTGTTCGACCAGATGAAGGCCGAGCGCGCACAGTACGCGGCCAGGTTCCGCGCCGAGGGCGAAAAGGAAGCAGCGAGAATACGCGCCGAGACCGATCTTGAGGCAGCCAAACTTCGTGCCGAGGGCGAAGAGAAGGCGGAGCGGATCCGCGGGAATGCCGAAGCCCAGGCGGCGAAGATTTACGCTGCAGCCCACCAGATCGACCCGGCATTCTACAAGTTCCTGCGGTCACTGGACTCCATGGAAAAGATCCTCGGCAAGAATGCCACCGTCGTGCTGGACACGGAAACACCGCCGTTTGACGTGCTCAAGAAGCCCGGCGGCAGCGCACCTGCGCAGTAG
- a CDS encoding zinc ABC transporter substrate-binding protein: MSRVAGSRGWAPSTVAIVMLALASCIPAFAAPLKVAVSLSDILPIVEAVGGSLVQAKEIMPAGADPHSFTITAQIQSDLASADLIVYARTAFLEFENTIKQALPSKPSVDWPDYEPFGARFKDFVGNPGNPHGFWLDHENAIAMAKGIAKRLKEAGLDPAAIDANLDRFVLEVEAMHKTSQELVHRAGLEGKSVVATLACVAYIVENTGLKVGRILLQEGGGTLSGQELKETVDGLRSGKFSGIVCPLSMKEAKPGEVARQLASESGARVIYVKFLSGGEKTDTYLAQGYFNAAALAAPVAEAGFHGSPPTTIAPGTEGSPAAATPTGLYVAVYILTALVILLLVLLLKARSSVGSSSGGAGIFD, encoded by the coding sequence ATGTCGCGAGTGGCAGGAAGTCGCGGATGGGCCCCGTCCACCGTCGCCATTGTGATGCTGGCCCTGGCCTCATGTATTCCGGCCTTTGCCGCCCCTCTGAAAGTCGCAGTGTCGCTCTCGGATATCCTGCCCATCGTGGAGGCTGTCGGCGGCTCACTGGTTCAGGCCAAAGAGATCATGCCCGCGGGCGCAGATCCGCACAGCTTCACGATCACCGCACAGATTCAGTCCGACCTGGCATCAGCGGATCTCATCGTCTACGCGCGCACGGCATTCCTGGAGTTCGAGAACACGATCAAGCAGGCCCTGCCGAGCAAACCATCAGTGGACTGGCCCGACTACGAACCCTTTGGAGCGAGATTCAAGGACTTTGTGGGGAATCCGGGCAATCCCCACGGCTTCTGGCTCGATCACGAGAATGCAATCGCCATGGCGAAGGGGATTGCAAAGCGACTCAAAGAAGCAGGCCTCGACCCCGCGGCCATCGATGCTAATCTGGACCGCTTCGTTCTCGAAGTCGAAGCTATGCACAAGACTTCTCAAGAGCTCGTGCATAGAGCCGGGCTCGAGGGAAAGAGCGTCGTCGCTACACTGGCGTGTGTTGCTTACATCGTGGAGAACACGGGGCTGAAGGTGGGGCGGATACTTCTGCAGGAGGGTGGCGGCACACTGAGCGGGCAGGAACTCAAGGAGACCGTGGACGGCCTGCGCTCCGGGAAATTCAGCGGCATCGTCTGCCCACTCAGCATGAAGGAGGCCAAGCCCGGCGAAGTGGCCCGGCAACTTGCAAGCGAATCAGGTGCCCGCGTGATCTATGTCAAGTTCCTGAGCGGCGGAGAGAAGACGGACACCTATCTGGCGCAGGGGTATTTCAACGCGGCCGCGCTGGCGGCTCCGGTTGCGGAAGCCGGTTTCCACGGCTCCCCGCCGACCACCATCGCCCCCGGGACCGAGGGAAGTCCGGCTGCGGCCACCCCAACAGGCCTGTACGTGGCGGTCTACATCCTGACCGCCCTCGTTATCCTGCTGCTGGTTCTTCTGCTGAAAGCGCGTTCATCCGTTGGGAGCTCCTCGGGAGGAGCCGGGATCTTCGACTGA
- the hflK gene encoding FtsH protease activity modulator HflK, with protein MTEDRRKAVADSLDSAFRFLRWAAIAALVLIAGSGITFVKSDEAALVLRFGKLSGATPADQVHGPGILIAWPYLIDQVIRVPVRRVQEVAITQFSGKKLSEQESERGEDAVLVENTLDPREVGYCLTGDQNIVHVDALLKYEITDPIKYALYVDDPQALIRNVASEALCQAVGERSVDAVLAEGKKNLAAAVQRRTQKRLDEAGAGVGVIAVEFREIVPPKAVAPDFEAVVSAYVERETRIQKANTYREKEIPKAQAERERMISDAEAFAADRLGRARGEVSSFRNVVAEYKANPKVVRERLYRESVERMLEKVGSRVLVPADAGSGTRVLLPVEPAAKEDEKKGSEPKQ; from the coding sequence ATGACCGAAGACAGGCGCAAGGCCGTGGCTGACAGCCTCGATTCGGCCTTCCGGTTCCTCCGGTGGGCCGCCATCGCGGCGCTCGTGCTCATCGCGGGCTCGGGGATCACTTTCGTCAAGTCCGACGAAGCCGCATTGGTCCTGCGCTTCGGGAAGCTCTCCGGGGCGACCCCAGCGGACCAGGTTCACGGTCCCGGGATTCTCATTGCGTGGCCCTACTTGATTGACCAGGTTATTCGCGTGCCGGTGAGACGAGTGCAGGAAGTGGCAATAACTCAGTTCAGCGGCAAGAAGCTAAGCGAACAGGAGTCTGAACGCGGCGAAGACGCGGTCCTGGTGGAGAACACGCTGGACCCGCGCGAGGTGGGTTACTGTCTCACCGGTGACCAGAACATCGTTCATGTTGACGCCCTCCTGAAGTACGAGATCACCGACCCGATCAAGTATGCCCTGTACGTGGACGACCCACAGGCGCTGATCCGCAATGTGGCCAGCGAGGCACTCTGCCAGGCCGTGGGGGAACGGTCAGTTGATGCCGTGCTCGCCGAGGGCAAGAAGAACCTGGCTGCGGCGGTGCAGCGACGCACCCAGAAACGCCTGGACGAGGCCGGTGCGGGAGTAGGCGTGATCGCCGTGGAGTTCCGGGAGATCGTGCCGCCAAAAGCCGTGGCGCCGGATTTCGAGGCGGTCGTGAGCGCTTACGTGGAGCGCGAAACGCGAATTCAGAAGGCCAATACGTACCGCGAAAAAGAGATCCCGAAGGCTCAGGCGGAGCGCGAGCGGATGATCAGCGATGCTGAGGCCTTCGCGGCAGACCGACTGGGCCGCGCGCGCGGTGAGGTCTCTTCCTTCCGCAACGTGGTGGCCGAGTACAAGGCGAATCCCAAGGTAGTGCGCGAGCGGTTGTACCGGGAATCGGTGGAACGCATGCTGGAGAAGGTGGGGTCGCGGGTTCTCGTGCCGGCGGATGCAGGCAGCGGGACCCGGGTGCTCCTGCCCGTTGAGCCCGCCGCGAAAGAAGACGAGAAGAAGGGCTCCGAACCCAAGCAGTAA
- a CDS encoding anaerobic ribonucleoside-triphosphate reductase activating protein, producing MKENGELQVGGFVPLTTVEWEDRLCAVVFVQGCPWCCPYCHNPELIPRVPGAISWASLTVLLAERTGFLDAVVFSGGEPTCQVALLAALAQVREMGFATAVHTNGCNPELLEAIVAEGLADYLAMDVKAPVEKYARVTGVGESGWAAARSIEVIVESGIDHEFRTTWHPDLLDAGDLRAIAEWLKRSGARAYYIQQFRGEGCADTDLAASDALPAEIPADLAREIQNMFPRFGVRSAS from the coding sequence ATGAAAGAGAACGGGGAACTGCAGGTCGGCGGCTTTGTGCCGCTGACAACGGTTGAGTGGGAAGACCGCCTGTGCGCAGTGGTGTTCGTGCAGGGCTGTCCCTGGTGCTGCCCGTACTGCCACAACCCAGAGCTGATCCCCCGCGTCCCGGGAGCCATCTCCTGGGCAAGCCTGACTGTACTGCTGGCCGAACGCACCGGGTTCCTGGATGCAGTTGTCTTCAGCGGTGGTGAGCCAACCTGTCAGGTTGCGCTCCTCGCTGCTCTCGCGCAGGTCCGAGAGATGGGCTTCGCCACTGCAGTGCACACGAACGGATGCAATCCCGAACTGCTCGAGGCGATTGTGGCTGAGGGGCTCGCGGATTACCTCGCAATGGACGTCAAAGCACCAGTGGAGAAGTACGCGCGAGTAACGGGGGTGGGGGAGAGTGGCTGGGCAGCAGCCCGGAGCATCGAGGTCATCGTCGAATCAGGGATCGACCACGAGTTCCGGACGACCTGGCACCCGGACCTGCTTGATGCGGGAGATTTGCGCGCCATCGCGGAATGGTTGAAGCGCAGCGGCGCCCGGGCGTACTACATCCAGCAGTTCCGGGGCGAGGGCTGCGCGGACACGGACCTGGCTGCCTCGGACGCCCTTCCTGCTGAGATCCCCGCCGATCTGGCGCGAGAGATCCAGAACATGTTCCCCCGGTTCGGCGTTCGATCAGCGTCATAA
- the cadA gene encoding cadmium-translocating P-type ATPase — protein sequence MAETFGISSNPAADRLRSALEPVLTEEEQRNINRRIGSALLATGLLVVGWLYARLFPDQKDVADVVLFAASIVAAVPVFRAAIQGLSCRGCQLEAAIRGAESETCACGNDHDHDETCCAGRPQHREHAGHGDHAHNIMDQLVSIAVLAAIATGEYETAILVPLLLALGHFLEERSVLGARAAIEGLKRLRARSATRVAADGTEEEIELDELRVGDTILVRPGEVFPADGSVIEGHSAVDQSAVTGESVPEDVGPGSPVFAGTVNVSGLLRLQVTSLGEETAMGRVLDTLRAAEQSRAPITQLLERYSGYYMPLVLVAAVVVVLLTREVGRGVALLVVACPCALVLSSSTAMVASLALASRWGILIKNTRFLEVLSEVRTMVLDKTGTVTLGQLDVVGARTLHGNSERLLFETALYCAHGSRHPISRAICRDAEQRGITITDPQQIVEHPGKGVEARVEGHVLRLGSATWLGVQERDQKILDDHVGPAVWASRDGEVLGAVLLADRPRPEAREALDDLRSLGIRRMLLLTGDRPEVAQHLAEHLGVDEYFAGMLPTQKLEVVEAEGAGGVRVLAVGDGINDAPALARADVGVAMGAMGSDAAIQSADIALMSNDIRRIATAIRLSRITRRTINTNVGIGVGTALVMIVLAALGYVGAIVGVLLHNVGSVAVVFNSARLLRLELGDE from the coding sequence ATGGCTGAAACATTCGGAATAAGCTCCAACCCCGCGGCAGACAGGCTTCGCAGTGCGCTGGAGCCGGTCTTGACCGAGGAGGAACAGCGGAACATCAACCGGCGCATCGGCAGCGCCCTTCTGGCTACGGGCTTGCTGGTCGTCGGCTGGCTCTATGCCCGACTCTTCCCCGACCAGAAGGACGTCGCCGACGTGGTTCTTTTCGCGGCATCCATCGTCGCCGCCGTTCCCGTCTTCAGGGCAGCGATTCAGGGTCTGAGCTGTCGCGGCTGCCAGCTTGAGGCAGCGATCCGCGGAGCCGAGAGCGAGACGTGTGCGTGCGGGAACGATCACGACCACGACGAGACGTGCTGCGCAGGGCGTCCCCAGCACCGTGAACACGCCGGACATGGTGACCATGCGCACAACATCATGGACCAGCTTGTGAGCATCGCGGTCCTGGCAGCAATCGCTACCGGGGAGTATGAGACTGCGATCCTTGTCCCGCTGCTCCTGGCGTTGGGACACTTCCTGGAGGAGCGCAGCGTGCTCGGGGCCAGGGCCGCGATTGAGGGCCTCAAGCGCCTGCGCGCCCGCAGCGCCACCCGTGTCGCCGCCGACGGAACCGAGGAAGAGATCGAGCTTGATGAACTGCGCGTGGGCGACACCATCCTGGTTCGTCCCGGTGAGGTCTTCCCGGCTGATGGGTCGGTTATCGAGGGCCACTCCGCTGTGGACCAGAGCGCGGTGACCGGCGAATCTGTACCTGAAGACGTGGGGCCCGGCAGTCCCGTGTTCGCGGGCACGGTCAATGTCTCTGGACTGCTGCGGCTGCAGGTGACCAGCCTTGGAGAGGAAACCGCGATGGGACGGGTGCTCGATACCCTCCGGGCTGCCGAGCAGTCTCGCGCGCCGATCACCCAGCTCCTTGAACGCTATAGCGGCTACTACATGCCGCTTGTGCTGGTCGCTGCCGTTGTCGTGGTCTTGTTGACCCGCGAGGTCGGGCGTGGGGTCGCTCTGCTGGTGGTGGCCTGCCCGTGCGCGCTGGTGCTGTCCAGTTCCACCGCGATGGTGGCATCACTGGCGCTCGCCTCGCGCTGGGGCATTCTCATCAAGAACACCCGGTTCCTCGAAGTGCTCTCCGAGGTGCGCACCATGGTGCTCGACAAGACGGGCACCGTTACCCTCGGGCAATTGGATGTGGTGGGCGCCCGCACCCTGCACGGCAACTCCGAACGGCTGCTTTTCGAGACCGCCTTGTACTGCGCCCACGGATCGCGGCACCCGATTTCGCGAGCCATCTGCCGCGATGCCGAACAGCGCGGGATCACCATCACTGACCCGCAGCAGATCGTGGAGCATCCCGGCAAGGGCGTTGAAGCCCGTGTGGAGGGTCATGTTCTGCGTCTTGGCAGCGCAACGTGGCTCGGAGTGCAGGAGCGGGACCAGAAGATTCTCGACGACCACGTGGGTCCGGCAGTCTGGGCATCAAGGGACGGCGAGGTTCTGGGCGCTGTACTGCTGGCGGACCGCCCTCGACCCGAAGCCCGCGAAGCCCTGGACGACTTGCGCTCCCTGGGCATACGCCGCATGCTCCTGCTCACAGGGGACCGTCCGGAAGTCGCTCAGCACCTGGCAGAGCACCTCGGGGTGGACGAGTATTTCGCCGGCATGCTGCCCACACAGAAGCTGGAAGTCGTCGAGGCTGAGGGCGCCGGAGGGGTGCGCGTCCTGGCTGTCGGAGATGGGATCAACGACGCTCCCGCACTTGCACGCGCGGACGTCGGTGTCGCCATGGGCGCGATGGGGTCTGACGCTGCAATTCAGAGCGCGGATATTGCCCTCATGAGCAATGACATCCGGCGTATCGCCACGGCCATTCGCCTGTCGCGCATCACCCGCCGTACCATCAACACGAACGTAGGCATTGGCGTCGGCACCGCACTTGTCATGATCGTCCTGGCGGCCCTCGGATACGTGGGCGCGATCGTGGGGGTTCTGTTGCACAATGTGGGCTCCGTGGCTGTCGTGTTCAATAGCGCCCGGCTGCTTCGCCTGGAGCTTGGCGACGAGTAA
- a CDS encoding protease modulator HflK — MPEDRPPHDAPLSEGEVRLQYPPHIRQAPDLLMPLGLATLGAAAFAGLNALLGPVRDSVTLCAIIAMQALAAVLLGAAAVTTEYRRRVIAEALHIAELQRERLRRQEEASRSMFVSDIQIDTEPISTTRLEHYGRTVQPLVLICYALLAGAIPVLALWKSGAGGMSTIIYVLGVINLVAAFAAMVGARWFGEYEPEALPEAAEVSSILRAVQWYSLLGGLVLLAHGFQLFAVDLWVGRLLLLIALALAGEQVARATLSFVGRRLDWREIRAPIGLVIAESLFAGGNPIIGTLEVLEKRFGVSVRSSYVLRYIRQTVPLMLLGMLAAFWLMSCLVVIKPDEVGIRTTFGSLPDRCWMSPGLRVKWPWPIDRVTAIPATRIQSFIIGHEEEQQSPYLLWSREHAKDEYKLVLGEGRELVSLEAEVFYFIHDPVKYVFKCQNPREMLKSLAYRVLMRETVTTNLDTLLSQSRDKFSQRLRWGLQAEVNAQDLGITVVSVPVRGIHPPIDVAESYQSVVSAQVERVTLETLARAKKAEAIPAAQAAKDTAIKGAEAHAAERLGAAKGEAVQFESIVNAYNAAPGLYKERLWLEKLEKSVAGKQVYLVEGKTTTPRDYWLDLRPSGAADIP; from the coding sequence TTGCCCGAAGACCGTCCCCCGCACGACGCGCCGCTTTCCGAGGGCGAGGTTCGTCTCCAGTACCCGCCGCACATCCGACAGGCGCCCGATCTCTTGATGCCTCTTGGTCTCGCAACGCTGGGTGCAGCGGCCTTCGCCGGGTTGAACGCTCTCCTCGGTCCCGTGCGCGATTCTGTTACTCTGTGCGCAATTATCGCCATGCAGGCGCTTGCGGCGGTGCTTCTCGGCGCCGCCGCCGTGACCACAGAGTACCGTAGGCGCGTGATCGCCGAGGCCCTGCATATCGCCGAGCTTCAGCGTGAGCGCCTGCGCCGCCAGGAAGAAGCCAGCCGGTCCATGTTCGTTTCGGACATCCAGATCGACACGGAGCCGATCTCCACCACCCGGCTTGAGCACTACGGGCGCACGGTCCAGCCGCTTGTTCTCATCTGCTATGCGCTGCTCGCGGGCGCGATCCCGGTGCTTGCTCTCTGGAAGTCAGGGGCCGGGGGGATGTCCACGATTATCTACGTCCTGGGAGTCATCAATCTCGTGGCGGCGTTCGCTGCGATGGTCGGCGCCCGGTGGTTCGGGGAGTACGAGCCCGAGGCCCTGCCCGAAGCCGCGGAGGTCTCCAGCATCCTGCGCGCGGTGCAGTGGTACAGCCTCCTGGGCGGACTGGTCCTGCTGGCTCACGGTTTCCAGCTGTTCGCCGTCGACCTGTGGGTGGGGCGCCTCCTGCTGCTGATCGCTTTGGCGCTGGCGGGCGAGCAAGTTGCGCGCGCCACCCTCAGTTTTGTTGGCCGCCGCCTGGACTGGCGGGAAATCCGAGCACCCATTGGACTCGTCATCGCCGAGAGCCTGTTTGCCGGCGGCAACCCCATTATCGGCACTCTCGAAGTTCTCGAAAAGCGCTTCGGCGTCAGCGTGCGGTCTTCATACGTGCTTCGTTACATCCGCCAGACCGTTCCGCTCATGCTCCTTGGCATGCTGGCGGCGTTCTGGCTGATGAGCTGCCTCGTAGTGATCAAGCCGGACGAAGTGGGCATACGGACGACTTTCGGTAGCCTTCCCGACCGTTGCTGGATGTCGCCGGGACTGCGGGTCAAGTGGCCCTGGCCTATCGACCGGGTGACCGCGATCCCGGCGACCAGGATTCAGTCATTCATCATCGGCCACGAGGAGGAGCAGCAGTCTCCCTACCTCCTGTGGTCCCGCGAGCATGCCAAGGATGAGTACAAGCTGGTCCTCGGTGAAGGACGGGAACTGGTCTCACTCGAAGCGGAAGTGTTCTACTTCATCCACGACCCGGTCAAATATGTGTTCAAATGCCAGAATCCCCGAGAGATGCTGAAGTCCCTGGCCTACCGTGTCCTTATGCGCGAGACGGTTACGACCAACCTGGACACTCTCTTGTCTCAGAGCCGCGACAAGTTCTCGCAGCGTCTCCGTTGGGGCCTGCAGGCCGAAGTGAACGCCCAGGACCTGGGCATCACCGTGGTGAGTGTGCCGGTCCGTGGCATTCATCCCCCTATCGACGTGGCCGAGAGCTACCAGAGCGTGGTGAGCGCACAGGTTGAGCGAGTGACGCTCGAGACCCTTGCTCGCGCGAAAAAGGCCGAAGCTATCCCTGCCGCCCAAGCGGCAAAGGACACCGCGATCAAGGGTGCTGAAGCCCACGCCGCCGAACGTCTTGGCGCGGCGAAAGGCGAGGCCGTTCAGTTTGAGAGCATCGTCAACGCGTACAACGCCGCACCGGGGCTGTACAAAGAGCGGCTGTGGCTCGAAAAGCTGGAGAAGTCCGTGGCGGGAAAGCAAGTCTATCTTGTTGAGGGCAAGACCACGACGCCACGTGACTACTGGCTGGACCTGCGCCCGTCAGGCGCCGCTGACATACCGTAA